The following are encoded together in the Primulina tabacum isolate GXHZ01 chromosome 18, ASM2559414v2, whole genome shotgun sequence genome:
- the LOC142533684 gene encoding cell division topological specificity factor homolog, chloroplastic-like: MAISGDFRVSAALNPYKFNPLRTSTQFPPNKVDLNAFISGAPFISGTPGISRSSALDGHTTICCNSKRRLGLFGDHKLSQNPINPEMESFLLNAIKMNFFERLNLAWKIIFPSPRSRKNSNARIAKQRLKMILFSDRCAVSDEAKQKIVSSIVTVLSDFVEIESQDSVQLSVSTDADVGTIYSVTVPVRRVRSEYQIDDETGSITNIEYRDTGSSSGSVDVTFDFYVPGDKFKD; this comes from the exons ATGGCGATTTCAGGAGATTTTAGGGTTTCCGCAGCTCTGAATCCCTACAAATTTAACCCCCTTCGAACCTCAACACAATTTCCCCCTAACAAG GTGGATCTCAATGCTTTCATTAGTGGGGCACCTTTCATTAGTGGGACACCTGGCATTTCTCGTTCATCAGCACTTGATGGCCATACTACCATTTGTTGCAACTCTAAACGACGACTTGGACTTTTTGGAGATCACAAACTCTCCCAAAACCCCATCAACCCAGAGATGGAGAGCTTCCTCCTCAATGCCATTAAGATGAACTTTTTCGAGCGATTAAACTTGGCCTGGAAGATAATTTTTCCATCACCTCGATCAAGAAAGAATTCCAACGCAAGAATTGCCAAGCAACGCTTGAAGATGATTCTTTTTTCCGACAGATGCGCAGTGAGTGATGAGGCTAAACAGAAGATTGTGAGCAGCATCGTAACCGTGCTATCAGATTTTGTTGAGATTGAATCTCAGGACAGTGTTCAACTTAGCGTCTCGACAGATGCTGATGTTGGCACCATTTATTCTGTCACCGTGCCTGTTCGGAGGGTGAGATCAGAATATCAAATCGATGACGAAACAGGTTCGATAACAAACATTGAATACAGAGACACTGGTTCAAGTTCTGGTTCTGTTGATGTGACGTTCGATTTTTATGTGCCTGGTGACAAGTTCAAAGATTGA
- the LOC142533945 gene encoding mitotic checkpoint protein BUB3.3 codes for MNGCCLNPKNQIQDAISRIRFSPFSNNLLVSSWDSNLRLYDVDKRELRLEAQTDGEALLDCCFESEVMAVSANSDGSVLRYDMHSGTSRRLGHHDDVATCVEYSEEICQIITGGLDKKVKFWDVRSSCSVGLLRNLYAEVESISLCGFHLVVALKSSVHKYDLRCFDRSLQAKELSWDINVKCVRSNADLEGFAVGSIDGRVDLEYLCKSNSKNEGYTFRCHPKDKKGSRHHASINDIAFNPAIYGAFITGDSDGHAIVWDVLSKKLLMELPRYPNSVASLAYNRDGQILAIASSFTYHEANEREEPPQIFVHQTDGTHSKR; via the exons ATGAACGGGTGTTGTTTGAATCCCAAGAACCAGATCCAAGACGCCATTTCCAGGATTCGATTTTCGCCATTCTCGAACAATCTCCTTGTTTCTTCGTGGGATTCT AATCTTCGTCTTTACGATGTGGATAAACGTGAGCTCAGATTAGAAGCTCAGACGGATGGGGAAGCTCTTCTTGATTGTTGTTTTGAGAGTGAGGTGATGGCTGTGTCCGCTAATTCTGATGGTTCTGTTCTCAG gTATGACATGCATTCAGGAACCAGCCGGAGATTAGGACATCATGATGATGTAGCAACTTGTGTTGAATATTCTGAGGAAATAT GTCAGATTATTACCGGTGGTTTAGATAAAAAAGTTAAGTTTTGGGATGTACGCTCTTCATGTTCTGTTGGCCTCCTGAGAAATCTATATGCGGAAGTCGAGTCTATATCACTCTGTGGCTTTCATCTTGTCGTTGCTCTCAAATCGTCAGTTCATAAGTATGACTTGCGCTGCTTTGATCGATCACTCCAAGCGAAGGAGTTATCCTGGGACATTAATGTAAAATGTGTCCGCTCAAATGCAGATCTGGAAG GATTTGCTGTTGGGTCAATTGATGGACGAGTTGATTTGGAATATCTGTGTAAATCCAACTCAAAGAATGAGGG ATATACTTTCCGATGTCATCCAAAGGACAAAAAGGGATCACGTCATCATGCATCGATAAATGATATCGCATTTAATCCAGC CATATATGGTGCATTCATAACTGGTGACAGTGACGGTCATGCTATAGTATGGGATGTTTTGAGCAAGAAACTGCTAATGGAG TTGCCCAGATATCCCAACAGTGTTGCTTCTCTGGCATACAACCGTGATGGACAAATTTTAGCCATTGCATCAAGTTTTACTTACCATGAGGCTAATGAAAG AGAGGAGCCACCTCAAATATTTGTACATCAAACGGATGGTACCCACTCAAAGAGATGA
- the LOC142533373 gene encoding uncharacterized protein LOC142533373 — protein sequence MIFLIIVYMRINRDSGFGRALAMAGCTKNDEKYDPVGWWHLYGNGVPKLQKMAKRILSLTTSSSGCERNCSTFEGIHTKKRNRLDTGRLNNLVYVQFNAKIINKKRRQEEKGVDVLLASEATMAQGWIVDGGDEDVETNVEDVRELHKEEFVSDEEEEKAMDFEFESDTEEVLEKYGDELEDLDV from the exons atgaTATTCCTAATTATAGTATATATGCGTATCAACAGAGATAGTGGATTTGGAAGAGCATTGGCTATGGCGGGATGCACAAAAAATGATGAGAAATATGATCCGG TTGGATGGTGGCATCTTTATGGAAATGGTGTACCTAAATTGCAAAAAATGGCAAAAAGAATTCTTTCTTTGACTACAAGTTCTTCCGGTTGTGAGAGAAATTGCAGTACTTTTGAGGGA aTCCATACTAAGAAAAGAAATAGACTAGATACCGGAAGGTTGAACAATTTAGTTTATGTTCAATTCAATGCCAAGATCATCAACAAGAAGAGAAGGCAAGAAGAAAAAGGAGTGGATGTTCTACTTGCTAGTGAAGCAACTATGGCACAAGGATGGATTGTTGATGGTGGAGATGAAGATGTTGAGACAAATGTTGAAGATGTAAGGGAACTTCACAAAGAAGAATTTGTATCGGATGAAGAGGAGGAAAAAGCCATggattttgagtttgaatccgATACAGAAGAAgtattggaaaaatatggagatgAACTAGAAGATTTAGATGTTTAG
- the LOC142532418 gene encoding uncharacterized protein LOC142532418: MSAPSLNLCIVLSDAKRIIRANRGHFFALGLLFVLPLSFSAIVYPSFSQPTSFISIYNRLLSSSSTPEPEDEIPPVDKSDVVFTVLYSLFVLMFSLFTTASITHSTWNGFFGRPLKITSSLKSILVSFFPLIATYIMSQLILGLIIFAGGGLAALTYGGILFLGAQTDYGNVYFLVLVVLTTVLLVGVMIYIQVEWFLASVVAVLESKWGFEPLKRSSYLVKGVKWIAFSILMYFALSIGILSAFYSSSVPSLISSGWISWQFVLLTVLFTLFATALMLYSVAATAVLFIYCKALRGELALELVDEFAPLYVHLPFDADEKVPKVVYVV, translated from the coding sequence ATGTCTGCTCCCAGCCTCAACCTCTGCATCGTATTATCCGATGCAAAGCGCATAATCAGGGCCAACCGCGGCCATTTCTTTGCCCTTGGGCTTCTCTTTGTCCTCCCTCTGTCCTTCTCCGCCATCGTGTACCCTTCTTTTTCGCAGCCCACCTCGTTTATCTCCATCTATAATCGACTTTTGTCCTCCTCCTCCACGCCTGAACCCGAAGACGAAATCCCCCCTGTTGACAAATCCGATGTTGTTTTCACAGTTCTTTATTCCCTTTTTGTACTGATGTTCTCCCTTTTCACCACCGCATCGATCACTCACAGCACCTGGAATGGATTCTTCGGTCGCCCCCTGAAGATTACTTCCTCGCTTAAGTCCATCCTGGTTTCGTTTTTCCCTCTTATTGCGACGTATATTATGTCCCAGCTGATTCTGGGGTTGATTATATTTGCTGGTGGGGGTCTCGCCGCGTTGACGTACGGTGGTATCTTGTTCTTGGGAGCTCAAACCGATTATGGCAACGTATATTTTCTGGTTCTCGTTGTTTTGACCACGGTTTTGCTTGTGGGGGTGATGATTTACATTCAAGTTGAGTGGTTTTTGGCTTCTGTGGTCGCTGTTCTTGAATCAAAGTGGGGCTTTGAGCCGCTTAAAAGGAGTTCTTATTTGGTTAAGGGGGTGAAGTGGATCGCATTCTCGATTCTTATGTATTTTGCATTGTCGATTGGCATTTTGTCCGCTTTCTATTCAAGTTCAGTGCCTAGTTTGATTAGTAGTGGATGGATAAGTTGGCAGTTCGTTCTTCTAACTGTTCTTTTCACATTATTTGCGACCGCCTTGATGCTTTACAGTGTTGCTGCAACTGCTGTGTTGTTTATATATTGTAAAGCATTACGTGGGGAGTTGGCGTTAGAGCTGGTGGATGAGTTTGCTCCTCTGTATGTCCATTTGCCATTCGATGCTGATGAGAAGGTTCCTAAAGTTGTTTATGTTGTCTAG
- the LOC142532235 gene encoding uncharacterized protein LOC142532235 has translation MEMSNGLSPRHGINSINREKNEGNGGPDLQILDLETETNIRSDHHFHSTSALEILRETVRILRYNLSGFMAIAAVLICPVSAVLLSNVFIDQSLVKRLTLRLLLVANSSGLPIKPFIKQSCQKLSESVVSATMCFPLFATLSLLSKAAVVYSVDCTYSRKKFDSSKFYVIISKIWKRILITYLWVCGVISGCVTLFLVLLIVVSSVFSVMGFPPDLILYPAMIIGLIFSVTLANAIIICNIAVVISVLEDVLGPQALLRSSSLIKGQTQVGLLIFLGSTIGMAFVEGLFEHRVKTLSYGDGSSRIWEGPLLVIMYSFVVLIDSMNSTVFYFSCKSYRMESVNEETEPVLEALTLHSGSTDTQ, from the coding sequence ATGGAGATGTCGAATGGGCTAAGTCCCAGACACGGCATAAATTCGATAAACAGAGAGAAAAATGAAGGTAATGGAGGGCCGGATCTTCAAATTTTGGATTTGGAGACTGAAACTAATATTCGATCGGATCACCATTTTCACTCCACGAGTGCACTGGAGATTTTAAGGGAAACAGTGAGGATTCTGCGGTATAATTTGTCCGGTTTCATGGCCATTGCGGCAGTGTTAATTTGTCCAGTTTCAGCTGTGCTTTTGTCGAACGTGTTTATAGATCAATCCCTTGTGAAGAGACTGACTTTAAGACTATTGCTTGTTGCAAATTCCAGTGGACTCCCTATCAAGCCTTTTATCAAACAGTCGTGCCAAAAGTTGTCGGAATCGGTCGTCTCTGCGACAATGTGCTTCCCATTATTCGCCACATTGTCACTTTTGTCTAAAGCAGCTGTAGTTTACTCAGTTGATTGTACGTATTCGAGGAAGAAGTTTGATTCCTCGAAGTTTTATGTGATAATTTCCAAGATTTGGAAGCGTATTTTGATCACATATCTGTGGGTATGTGGTGTAATCTCCGGCTGCGTCACATTATTCCTCGTTCTGTTAATCGTAGTGAGCAGCGTGTTTTCTGTAATGGGATTCCCACCAGACTTGATTCTGTATCCTGCTATGATAATAGGATTGATATTCTCAGTCACGTTGGCGAATGCTATCATTATCTGCAACATTGCAGTTGTGATCTCTGTTTTGGAGGATGTTTTGGGGCCACAGGCCTTGTTAAGGTCCAGTTCATTAATTAAGGGGCAAACTCAAGTCGGTCTTTTGATATTTCTTGGATCAACAATTGGAATGGCATTTGTGGAGGGTCTATTCGAGCACAGAGTGAAGACTTTGAGCTATGGAGATGGCTCTTCCAGGATATGGGAAGGACCTCTTCTTGTCATAATGTATTCTTTCGTGGTGCTAATAGACTCGATGAATAGTACCGTTTTCTACTTCAGTTGTAAATCTTATCGCATGGAATCCGTAAATGAAGAGACTGAGCCGGTTTTGGAAGCCCTGACTCTTCATTcaggatcaacagatactcAATGA